One Streptomyces sp. R28 DNA window includes the following coding sequences:
- a CDS encoding acyl-CoA dehydrogenase family protein produces the protein MAGSADFDLYRPSEEHDMLRDAIRSLAEAKIAPHAAAVDEDARFPQEALDALVAADLHAVHVPEEYGGAGADALATVIVIEEVARVCASSSLIPAVNKLGSLPVILSGSEDIKKRYMTPLAKGDGMFSYCLSEPDAGSDAAGMKTKAVRDGDHYVLNGVKRWITNAGVSEYYTVMAVTDPSKRSKGISAFVVEKSDEGVSFGAPEKKLGIKGSPTREVYLDNVRIPADRMIGEEGTGFATAMKTLDHTRITIAAQALGIAQGALDYAKGYVQERKQFGKPIADFQGIQFMLADMAMKISAARALTYQAAAASERGDADLTYLGAAAKCFASDVAMEVTTDAVQLLGGYGYTRDYPVERMMRDAKITQIYEGTNQVQRIVMARNLP, from the coding sequence TTGGCCGGATCGGCTGACTTCGACCTGTACCGCCCGTCCGAGGAGCACGACATGCTCCGCGACGCGATCCGCTCGCTGGCCGAGGCGAAGATCGCGCCGCACGCTGCCGCGGTGGATGAGGACGCCCGCTTCCCGCAGGAGGCGCTGGACGCGCTGGTCGCGGCTGACCTGCACGCGGTGCACGTACCCGAGGAGTACGGCGGCGCGGGCGCGGACGCCCTCGCCACGGTGATCGTGATCGAGGAGGTGGCCCGCGTATGCGCGTCCTCCTCCCTCATCCCCGCGGTGAACAAGCTGGGCTCGCTCCCGGTGATCCTCTCCGGCTCCGAGGACATCAAGAAGCGGTACATGACCCCGCTCGCCAAGGGCGACGGCATGTTCTCGTACTGCCTCTCCGAGCCGGACGCGGGCTCCGACGCCGCCGGCATGAAGACGAAGGCGGTCCGCGACGGCGACCACTACGTCCTGAACGGCGTGAAGCGCTGGATCACCAACGCCGGTGTCTCCGAGTACTACACGGTGATGGCGGTCACCGACCCCTCCAAGCGCTCGAAGGGCATATCGGCCTTCGTCGTGGAGAAGTCGGACGAGGGCGTCTCCTTCGGCGCCCCCGAGAAGAAGCTCGGCATCAAGGGCTCCCCGACCCGCGAGGTCTACCTGGACAACGTTCGCATCCCGGCGGACCGCATGATCGGCGAGGAGGGCACCGGCTTCGCCACGGCGATGAAGACGCTGGACCACACCCGCATCACGATCGCCGCGCAGGCGCTGGGCATCGCGCAGGGCGCCCTCGACTACGCCAAGGGCTACGTCCAGGAGCGCAAGCAGTTCGGCAAGCCGATCGCCGACTTCCAGGGCATCCAGTTCATGCTCGCCGACATGGCCATGAAGATCTCGGCCGCCCGCGCCCTGACCTACCAGGCCGCCGCCGCCTCCGAGCGCGGCGACGCCGACCTCACCTATCTGGGCGCCGCCGCCAAGTGCTTCGCGTCCGACGTGGCGATGGAGGTCACCACCGACGCCGTCCAGCTCCTCGGCGGCTACGGCTACACCCGTGACTACCCGGTGGAGCGCATGATGCGCGACGCCAAGATCACGCAGATCTACGAGGGCACGAACCAGGTCCAGCGCATCGTGATGGCGCGCAACCTGCCGTAG
- a CDS encoding acyl-CoA thioesterase, with product MTDQVTAAQSDTPEIPGKPTAASRTTLSHIMTHSDTNLLGTVHGGVIMKLVDDAAGAVAGRHSGGPAVTASMDEMVFLEPVRVGDLVHVKAQVNWTGRTSMEVGVRVLAERWNESAPPTQVGSAYLVFAAVDADGKPRRVPPVVPETERDKRRNQEAQIRRTHRLARRRAIKELREKRVAEGYED from the coding sequence ATGACAGACCAGGTCACCGCCGCGCAGTCGGACACTCCGGAGATCCCGGGCAAGCCGACCGCCGCATCCCGCACCACCCTCAGCCACATCATGACCCACAGCGACACCAACCTTCTGGGTACGGTGCACGGCGGCGTGATCATGAAACTCGTCGACGACGCGGCGGGCGCCGTGGCCGGCCGGCACAGCGGCGGCCCCGCCGTCACCGCGTCCATGGACGAGATGGTCTTCCTCGAACCGGTCCGCGTCGGCGACCTCGTCCATGTGAAGGCCCAGGTCAACTGGACCGGCCGGACCTCGATGGAGGTCGGGGTACGGGTCCTGGCCGAGCGCTGGAACGAGTCGGCGCCGCCCACTCAGGTCGGCTCCGCGTACCTCGTCTTCGCGGCGGTCGACGCCGACGGCAAGCCGCGCCGTGTCCCACCGGTCGTACCGGAGACCGAGCGTGACAAGCGCCGCAACCAGGAGGCCCAGATCCGCCGCACCCACCGCCTGGCCCGCCGCCGCGCGATCAAGGAACTGCGCGAGAAGCGGGTGGCGGAGGGGTACGAGGACTGA
- a CDS encoding LCP family protein: MSLTPRADQDTQADQGGRHGGGGRRGGRGTDGRRRRRRVLRWSATVLAVVILGTAGAGYLYYQHLNDNLKKDDLNIGDAKDRAAESEANAAGQTPLNILLIGSDARDSKENQKLGGAKETFGGTPLADVQMLLHVSADRTNMSVVSMPRDTLVDIPKCTDPDSGDVYEALGRAMTNRSLGRGGPGCSVATWEKLTDIHIDHFMMIDFSGVVSMADAIGGVPVCVDANIRSKDSEGHGSGLKLEKGTTYVQGEQALQWLRTRYGFEDGSDLARAKAQHMYMNSMVRELRKHAKLSNPGKLRALAEAATEALTVDPGLGTVAKLYDLAGELKKVPTSRITMTTMPNAYDTVQTGRVVPTEDATKLFRLVRDDVSLDGKDKKKKSTKEKVSTDPAAADGKIAVQVRNGTRTDTLAPVRGRATTVAGLLVDKGFTQAVADASAAPVEDTTLVRYPSADLEGDAQRVAKALGIPTSAVEKSTDVSGVTLVVGADWREGTAYKAPKQDDRTPDTAEALNASDTKACMKVNPGFTW; this comes from the coding sequence ATGTCCCTCACACCGCGGGCCGACCAGGACACGCAGGCCGACCAGGGCGGCCGGCACGGTGGCGGGGGTCGCAGGGGCGGCCGCGGAACCGACGGCAGGCGCCGCAGACGGCGGGTGCTGCGCTGGTCGGCGACAGTTCTGGCGGTGGTGATACTGGGCACCGCGGGCGCCGGGTATCTCTACTACCAGCACCTCAACGACAACCTGAAGAAGGACGACCTCAACATCGGCGACGCGAAGGACCGCGCCGCCGAGAGCGAGGCGAACGCGGCCGGTCAGACGCCGCTGAACATCCTGCTGATCGGCTCGGACGCGCGGGACAGCAAGGAGAACCAGAAACTCGGCGGCGCCAAGGAGACGTTCGGCGGCACTCCGCTCGCCGACGTGCAGATGCTGCTGCACGTCTCCGCCGACCGCACCAACATGTCGGTGGTGAGCATGCCGCGCGACACGCTGGTGGACATCCCCAAGTGCACCGACCCGGACAGCGGGGACGTCTACGAGGCCCTCGGCCGCGCGATGACGAACCGGTCGCTGGGCCGCGGTGGACCGGGATGCTCGGTGGCGACGTGGGAGAAGCTGACCGACATCCACATCGACCACTTCATGATGATCGACTTCTCTGGTGTGGTGTCGATGGCGGACGCGATCGGCGGCGTCCCGGTCTGCGTCGACGCCAACATCCGCTCCAAGGACAGCGAGGGCCACGGCTCCGGGCTGAAGCTGGAGAAGGGCACGACGTACGTCCAGGGCGAACAGGCCCTGCAGTGGCTGCGCACCCGGTACGGCTTCGAGGACGGCAGCGACCTGGCCCGCGCCAAGGCGCAGCACATGTACATGAACTCGATGGTCCGTGAGCTGCGCAAGCACGCGAAGCTGAGCAACCCGGGCAAGCTGCGCGCCCTCGCCGAGGCGGCCACCGAGGCACTCACCGTCGACCCGGGCCTGGGCACGGTGGCGAAGCTGTACGACCTGGCGGGCGAGCTCAAGAAGGTGCCGACCTCGCGCATCACCATGACGACGATGCCGAACGCGTACGACACGGTCCAGACCGGCCGGGTGGTGCCCACCGAGGACGCGACCAAGCTGTTCCGGCTGGTGCGCGACGACGTCTCGCTCGACGGCAAGGACAAGAAGAAGAAGTCCACCAAGGAGAAGGTTTCCACCGACCCGGCCGCGGCGGACGGCAAGATCGCCGTCCAGGTCCGCAACGGCACCCGCACCGACACCCTGGCCCCGGTCCGTGGCCGTGCGACCACCGTCGCCGGGCTGCTCGTCGACAAGGGATTCACGCAGGCCGTGGCGGACGCCTCGGCCGCGCCGGTCGAGGACACGACGCTCGTCCGCTACCCGAGCGCAGACCTGGAGGGCGACGCCCAGCGGGTCGCCAAGGCCCTCGGCATCCCGACCAGCGCCGTGGAGAAGTCCACGGACGTCTCCGGCGTCACCCTCGTCGTCGGCGCGGACTGGCGGGAGGGGACGGCGTACAAGGCCCCGAAGCAGGACGACAGGACGCCGGACACGGCGGAGGCGCTGAACGCCTCCGACACCAAGGCCTGCATGAAGGTGAACCCGGGGTTCACCTGGTGA
- a CDS encoding glycosyltransferase family 2 protein, which produces MNANPDVQLPAVSVIMPVLNEERHLRGAVRAILAQEYAGEMEVVIALGPSTDRTDEIAAELVAETASFESKRVHTVPNPTGRTPAALNAAIKASRHPIVVRVDGHGILSPNYIATAVRLLEETGAQNVGGIMHAEGENDWEHAVAAAMTSKIGVGNAAFHTGGQAQAAETVYLGVFRREALEQQGGYNEEFIRAQDWELNFRIREAGGLIWFSPELKVSYRPRPSVRALAKQYKDYGRWRHVVARYHSGSINLRYLAPPTAVCAIAAGLVLGALVTPWALVIPGGYLAAITAGSVPAGKGLPPKARLQIPVALATMHMSWGYGFLTSPRSLAKKVIASRRPAVLSAS; this is translated from the coding sequence ATGAACGCCAATCCCGACGTGCAGCTCCCCGCCGTGTCCGTCATCATGCCCGTGCTGAACGAGGAGCGGCATCTGCGCGGAGCAGTCCGAGCGATCCTCGCGCAGGAGTACGCCGGCGAGATGGAGGTCGTGATCGCCCTCGGTCCGTCCACGGACCGCACGGACGAGATCGCCGCCGAGCTCGTGGCCGAAACCGCTTCCTTCGAAAGCAAGCGCGTGCACACCGTCCCGAATCCGACCGGCCGTACGCCCGCCGCGCTCAATGCCGCGATCAAGGCCTCGCGCCACCCGATCGTCGTGCGCGTCGACGGGCACGGAATCCTCTCGCCGAACTACATCGCCACCGCCGTTCGGCTCCTGGAGGAGACCGGCGCGCAGAACGTCGGCGGCATCATGCACGCCGAGGGCGAGAACGACTGGGAGCACGCCGTCGCCGCCGCGATGACCTCGAAGATCGGGGTCGGCAACGCTGCGTTCCACACCGGTGGCCAGGCACAGGCGGCCGAGACCGTCTACCTCGGCGTCTTCCGGCGCGAGGCGCTGGAGCAACAGGGCGGCTACAACGAGGAGTTCATCCGGGCCCAGGACTGGGAGCTCAACTTCCGGATCAGGGAAGCGGGCGGGCTCATCTGGTTCTCGCCCGAGCTGAAGGTGTCGTACCGGCCGCGTCCCTCGGTGCGCGCCCTCGCCAAGCAGTACAAGGACTACGGCCGCTGGCGCCACGTCGTCGCCCGCTACCACTCCGGCTCCATCAACCTGCGCTACCTCGCCCCGCCGACGGCGGTGTGCGCGATCGCGGCGGGCCTCGTGCTGGGCGCCCTGGTCACCCCGTGGGCCCTGGTGATCCCGGGCGGCTACCTCGCGGCCATCACCGCCGGCTCGGTCCCGGCCGGCAAGGGCCTCCCGCCGAAGGCACGCCTGCAGATCCCCGTCGCCCTCGCCACCATGCACATGTCCTGGGGCTACGGCTTCCTGACCAGCCCGCGGTCCCTGGCGAAGAAGGTCATCGCCTCCCGCCGCCCGGCGGTGCTCAGCGCCAGCTGA
- a CDS encoding four-helix bundle copper-binding protein, translating into MTQQGTMTAMSKEMQACVDACMSCHVVCEETMSSCMQMGGQPQMQIMRALMDCAETTRMCADMMMRRSPMSAEMCAMCAKACDMCAEACMSMPDDPQMMRCAEACRRCAESCRAMSGATM; encoded by the coding sequence ATGACCCAGCAAGGCACCATGACCGCCATGAGCAAGGAGATGCAGGCCTGCGTCGACGCGTGCATGTCCTGCCACGTGGTCTGCGAGGAGACGATGAGCTCCTGCATGCAGATGGGCGGCCAGCCGCAGATGCAGATCATGCGGGCGCTCATGGACTGCGCCGAGACGACCCGCATGTGCGCGGACATGATGATGCGCCGCTCGCCCATGTCGGCCGAGATGTGCGCGATGTGCGCCAAGGCCTGCGACATGTGCGCCGAGGCGTGTATGTCCATGCCGGACGACCCGCAGATGATGCGCTGTGCCGAGGCGTGTCGCCGCTGCGCCGAGTCCTGCCGCGCGATGTCGGGCGCCACCATGTGA
- a CDS encoding UDP-glucose/GDP-mannose dehydrogenase family protein, whose product MALKITVIGTGYLGATHAAAMAELGFEVLGLDVVPEKIEMLRRGEVPMYEPGLEELLRKHVAGIEGSTGRLRFTMDWAEVGAFGDVHFVCVNTPQRHGEYACDMSYVDRAFESLAPHLTGPALVVGKSTVPVGSADRLAAYLAAHAPAGEDAELAWNPEFLREGFAVDDTLHPDRIVVGVRSERAEKLLREVYATPIAAGSPFVVTDFPTAELVKTSANSFLATKISFINAMAEVCEAAGGDVAKLAEAIGYDDRIGRKFLRAGIGFGGGCLPKDIRAFMARAGELGADQALTFLREIDSINMRQRGQMVELARQALGGGSFLGKRVAVLGATFKPDSDDVRDSPALNVAGQIHLQGGQVTVYDPKGMDNARRLFPTLGYADSAIDAVRGADVVLHLTEWREFRELDPAALGEAATARVILDGRNALDPELWRKAGWTYRAMGRPTA is encoded by the coding sequence ATGGCCCTCAAGATCACCGTGATCGGCACCGGTTATCTCGGCGCGACCCACGCCGCGGCCATGGCCGAGCTCGGCTTCGAGGTGCTGGGGCTCGATGTCGTGCCGGAGAAGATCGAGATGCTGCGGCGCGGTGAGGTCCCGATGTACGAGCCGGGACTGGAGGAGCTGCTGCGCAAGCACGTGGCCGGCATCGAGGGGTCGACCGGGCGGCTGCGGTTCACCATGGACTGGGCCGAGGTCGGGGCGTTCGGCGATGTGCACTTCGTGTGCGTGAACACGCCTCAGCGGCACGGCGAGTACGCCTGTGACATGTCGTACGTCGACCGCGCCTTCGAGTCTCTCGCCCCGCACCTGACCGGCCCCGCCCTCGTCGTCGGCAAGTCCACCGTCCCCGTCGGTTCCGCCGACCGCCTCGCCGCCTACCTCGCCGCGCACGCACCGGCCGGCGAGGACGCCGAGCTGGCCTGGAACCCGGAGTTCCTGCGTGAGGGCTTCGCCGTGGACGACACCCTGCACCCGGACCGGATCGTGGTCGGCGTGCGCAGCGAGCGGGCCGAGAAGCTGCTGCGCGAGGTGTACGCCACGCCGATCGCCGCCGGCTCCCCCTTCGTCGTCACCGACTTCCCCACCGCCGAGCTGGTGAAGACCTCCGCCAACTCCTTCCTCGCCACCAAGATCTCCTTCATCAACGCGATGGCGGAGGTGTGCGAGGCCGCCGGCGGCGATGTCGCCAAGCTCGCGGAGGCCATCGGCTACGACGACCGGATCGGCAGGAAGTTCCTGCGGGCCGGGATCGGCTTCGGCGGCGGCTGCCTGCCCAAGGACATCCGCGCCTTCATGGCCCGGGCCGGTGAGCTGGGCGCCGACCAGGCGCTGACCTTCCTGCGCGAGATCGACTCGATCAACATGCGCCAGCGCGGCCAGATGGTGGAGCTCGCCCGGCAGGCGCTGGGCGGCGGGTCCTTCCTCGGCAAGCGGGTCGCCGTGCTCGGCGCCACCTTCAAGCCCGACTCGGACGACGTCCGGGACTCGCCCGCGCTGAACGTCGCCGGGCAGATCCACCTCCAGGGCGGCCAGGTCACGGTGTACGACCCCAAGGGCATGGACAACGCCCGCCGCCTCTTCCCGACCCTCGGCTACGCCGACAGCGCGATCGATGCCGTACGGGGCGCCGACGTCGTACTGCATCTGACGGAATGGCGGGAATTCCGCGAGCTGGATCCGGCGGCACTCGGCGAGGCCGCGACGGCTCGGGTCATTCTGGACGGGCGCAATGCCCTGGACCCGGAGTTGTGGCGGAAGGCCGGCTGGACTTATCGGGCGATGGGGCGGCCGACGGCCTGA
- a CDS encoding LCP family protein yields the protein MPTPPRRSPAPPQRRPQPSRGGARPVAPVRRRRPRWAMRAVTTLSVVVLASAGIGHAVVTSLDAKIARVDPFKDMKNRPQAGHGMNVLLVGTDGRDRISEEERRKYRLGGAPCHCTDTIMIVHISEDRERASVVSLPRDSYAEVPAGEGRKAHPIKINAAYAEGGPNLTVATVEHMTHVKIDHYLEVDFTSFMRTVDVVGGVQICTAEPMKDEYTGLDLPAGTHRLMGGEALQYVRSRHVDSASDLGRVQRQQRFMAALIERATSSGILLNPMRFRDVTRAVLGSVRADKGFGTGELLDLGRAMRNFSPSSSEFTTVPIRQLEYTVKDVGSTVKWDAAKSERLFRALREDEPLAAHRPRRRPVRVEVAPQEIHVQVENGTEASDLGKRVDAALAATGFRTTGRPVKSADRPVKRTVVAHDPRWDRSAKSLAAALPGSELRAVKGLGPTLKVIVGTDFRQVRKVRAEDPTQGESFVVRGDEAGCS from the coding sequence ATGCCCACGCCGCCCCGCCGCTCCCCCGCCCCTCCGCAGCGCCGCCCGCAGCCGTCCCGTGGCGGGGCGCGGCCGGTCGCGCCCGTACGGCGGAGAAGGCCCCGCTGGGCCATGCGGGCGGTGACCACGCTGTCCGTGGTGGTCCTCGCCTCCGCCGGTATCGGGCACGCCGTGGTGACCAGCCTGGACGCGAAGATCGCGCGCGTGGACCCCTTCAAGGACATGAAGAACCGGCCGCAGGCCGGGCACGGGATGAACGTCCTCCTAGTCGGCACGGACGGCCGCGACCGCATCAGCGAGGAGGAGCGGCGCAAGTACCGGCTCGGCGGGGCCCCCTGTCACTGCACCGACACGATCATGATCGTGCACATCTCGGAGGACCGGGAGCGGGCGAGTGTGGTGAGCCTGCCGCGCGACTCGTACGCGGAGGTGCCCGCCGGTGAGGGGCGCAAGGCACACCCCATCAAGATCAACGCGGCGTACGCGGAGGGCGGCCCGAACCTCACCGTCGCCACGGTCGAGCACATGACCCACGTCAAGATCGACCACTATCTGGAGGTCGACTTCACCAGCTTCATGAGGACGGTGGACGTGGTCGGCGGGGTGCAGATCTGCACCGCCGAGCCGATGAAGGACGAGTACACCGGTCTCGACCTGCCGGCCGGTACGCACCGGCTGATGGGCGGGGAGGCGTTGCAGTACGTGCGCTCGCGGCATGTCGACAGCGCCTCCGACCTGGGCCGGGTGCAGCGCCAGCAGCGTTTCATGGCGGCGCTGATCGAGCGGGCCACGTCGTCCGGGATCCTGCTGAACCCGATGCGCTTCCGGGATGTGACGCGGGCGGTGCTGGGTTCGGTGCGGGCCGACAAGGGCTTCGGGACGGGCGAGTTGCTCGACCTCGGGCGGGCGATGCGGAACTTCTCGCCGTCGTCGTCGGAGTTCACGACCGTGCCCATCCGGCAGCTGGAGTACACCGTGAAGGACGTCGGTTCCACGGTGAAGTGGGACGCCGCGAAGTCCGAGCGTCTCTTCAGGGCCCTGCGCGAGGACGAGCCCCTGGCCGCGCACCGGCCGAGGCGCAGGCCGGTGCGGGTGGAGGTCGCCCCGCAGGAGATCCACGTCCAGGTGGAGAACGGCACTGAGGCCTCCGACCTCGGCAAGCGCGTGGACGCGGCGCTGGCGGCGACCGGGTTCCGGACGACGGGGCGGCCGGTGAAGTCGGCGGACCGCCCGGTGAAGCGGACGGTCGTCGCCCACGACCCACGCTGGGACCGCTCGGCGAAGTCCCTGGCAGCCGCACTGCCGGGGAGCGAGCTGCGCGCGGTCAAGGGGCTGGGCCCGACGCTGAAGGTGATCGTCGGCACCGACTTCAGGCAGGTCCGCAAGGTACGCGCCGAGGACCCGACCCAGGGCGAGTCCTTCGTGGTACGGGGCGATGAGGCGGGGTGCTCATAG
- a CDS encoding copper resistance protein CopC, which translates to MTLRRALALLVLTPLLYVLPGTAQALAHTELVTSSPADGAELKQAPDHLTLTFDEPVEPAGVRVMTVDGDRLPVSLVPGHKGRVVRAALGHPADGSFAVVWSVVDEEDGHASSGRLDFGTAAPAAQDRGDEAATAPSPLVRKGLVAARWAGYLSLALFIGGLAFVTLLWPRGAHEPRARALLGLAWTCGLLASVAAIGLQGAYTAFGDLRDALRGETYADVLTTEPGIVLAARVLLWVLAAVVLSALLQGGPRTSRSPGWRVGALAVCLGLLRATGMAGHNSEGGEPTWGAIADLVHLLGVSLWIGGLVMLALAVLPRRRPGELAAVVPGYSRLAAISVAGIVAAGLVLAWQVVGSYDALLHTSYGHLLLAKTAVLGVVLLVALASRQWVRTRLDLAVLLRGDAATVRPFGYSVAAETGLVLVVLAVTSLLVTANPGQ; encoded by the coding sequence ATGACCCTGCGCCGCGCCCTCGCCCTCCTCGTCCTCACGCCGCTCCTCTACGTCCTGCCGGGCACCGCCCAGGCCCTCGCCCACACCGAGCTGGTCACCTCAAGCCCCGCCGACGGCGCCGAGCTGAAGCAGGCCCCCGACCACCTCACGCTCACCTTCGACGAGCCCGTCGAGCCGGCCGGGGTGCGCGTCATGACCGTGGACGGCGACCGGCTCCCGGTGTCCCTCGTGCCGGGGCACAAGGGCAGGGTCGTACGGGCCGCCCTCGGGCACCCGGCGGACGGCTCCTTCGCCGTCGTCTGGTCGGTCGTCGACGAGGAGGACGGGCACGCCTCCTCCGGCCGGCTCGACTTCGGCACCGCGGCACCCGCCGCACAGGACCGCGGCGACGAGGCCGCGACCGCACCGTCCCCCCTGGTGCGCAAGGGCCTCGTCGCCGCCCGCTGGGCCGGCTATCTCTCCCTGGCGCTGTTCATCGGGGGCCTCGCCTTCGTCACGCTGCTGTGGCCGCGCGGCGCGCACGAGCCTCGGGCCCGGGCGCTGCTGGGGCTGGCCTGGACGTGCGGCCTGCTGGCGTCGGTCGCGGCGATCGGGCTCCAGGGCGCGTACACCGCCTTCGGCGACCTGCGGGACGCCTTGCGCGGCGAGACGTACGCGGACGTCCTGACCACCGAGCCCGGCATCGTGCTCGCCGCCCGGGTGCTGCTGTGGGTGCTCGCGGCCGTGGTGCTGAGCGCGCTGCTCCAGGGCGGGCCACGCACCTCCCGCTCCCCCGGCTGGCGGGTCGGCGCACTGGCCGTCTGTCTCGGGCTGCTGCGGGCGACCGGCATGGCGGGCCACAACTCCGAGGGCGGTGAGCCCACCTGGGGCGCGATCGCCGACCTCGTGCACCTGCTCGGCGTCTCGCTGTGGATCGGCGGGCTGGTCATGCTCGCTCTGGCGGTGCTGCCGCGGCGGAGGCCCGGCGAGCTGGCCGCGGTGGTGCCGGGCTACTCACGGCTGGCGGCCATCAGTGTGGCGGGCATCGTGGCCGCCGGGCTGGTGCTGGCGTGGCAGGTCGTGGGGTCGTACGACGCCCTGCTGCACACCTCCTACGGGCACCTGCTGCTGGCGAAGACAGCCGTGCTCGGGGTCGTCCTGCTGGTCGCCCTCGCCAGCCGCCAGTGGGTGCGTACCCGCCTCGATCTCGCCGTGCTGCTGCGCGGCGACGCCGCCACCGTGCGGCCCTTCGGTTACTCGGTCGCGGCCGAGACGGGGCTGGTCCTCGTCGTGCTCGCCGTGACGAGTCTGCTGGTCACGGCCAACCCTGGCCAGTGA
- a CDS encoding LCP family protein, giving the protein MNDWPGGWSDDNRGDRYGRGSSRAQPEGARVMRQVRRGPAAPPGPGYGGVPQQPSYVNGQGHGGYGDDPGYDDGYDSGYNTGQVYGGSGGPGDPGDPGGRGGRGMREPRPAPNWRRRIKVTAITVVTLAVVTSVATYFWADSKLNREVDLSKVIDRPDAGEGTNYLIVGSDSREGMSAEEKKQLHTGSAEGKRTDSMMILHTGSNGPTLISLPRDSDVEIPTFVGSESGKTYKGTGRHVKLNAAYAEDGPELLVRTVEYNTGLHIDHYVEIGFAGFANIVDSVGGVEIDIPRDIKDSKSGADFKKGKQTLNGEEALAFVRTRYALPGSDLDRTKNQQKFLSALANQVATPSTILNPFKLYPTMGAGLDTLIVDKDMGLFDLADMFWSMKGVTGGDGKSMNMPISGSTGGNLVWDKAKVKTLVEQLKNDETVTVSSN; this is encoded by the coding sequence ATGAATGACTGGCCCGGTGGATGGTCCGACGACAATCGCGGTGACCGCTACGGACGCGGCAGCTCGAGGGCACAGCCCGAGGGCGCGCGCGTGATGCGGCAGGTCCGCCGCGGTCCGGCGGCGCCGCCCGGCCCGGGGTACGGCGGGGTGCCGCAGCAGCCGTCGTACGTGAACGGCCAGGGCCACGGCGGCTACGGCGACGACCCCGGCTACGACGACGGGTACGACAGCGGCTACAACACCGGCCAGGTCTACGGCGGGTCCGGTGGTCCCGGGGACCCCGGGGACCCCGGGGGCCGCGGGGGCCGCGGGATGCGCGAGCCGCGGCCCGCGCCGAACTGGCGGCGCCGTATCAAGGTGACCGCGATCACCGTCGTGACCCTTGCGGTCGTGACGTCCGTCGCCACCTACTTCTGGGCCGACTCCAAGCTCAACCGCGAGGTCGACCTGTCCAAGGTCATCGACCGGCCGGACGCGGGAGAGGGCACCAACTACCTGATCGTCGGCTCCGACAGCCGTGAGGGCATGTCGGCCGAGGAGAAGAAGCAACTGCACACCGGGTCCGCCGAAGGCAAGCGCACCGACTCGATGATGATCCTGCACACCGGCAGCAACGGTCCTACGCTGATCTCGCTGCCGCGTGACTCGGACGTCGAGATACCGACCTTCGTGGGTTCGGAGTCCGGCAAGACGTACAAGGGCACGGGCCGGCACGTGAAGCTGAACGCCGCGTACGCCGAGGACGGCCCGGAGCTGCTGGTCCGCACCGTCGAGTACAACACCGGTCTGCACATCGACCACTACGTCGAGATCGGCTTCGCGGGCTTCGCGAACATCGTGGACTCGGTCGGCGGTGTCGAGATCGACATCCCGCGGGACATCAAGGACTCCAAGTCCGGCGCGGACTTCAAGAAGGGCAAGCAGACCCTGAACGGCGAGGAGGCGCTCGCCTTCGTCCGCACCCGCTACGCACTGCCCGGCTCCGACCTGGACCGCACGAAGAACCAGCAGAAGTTCCTCTCGGCCCTCGCCAACCAGGTGGCGACCCCGAGCACGATCCTCAACCCGTTCAAGCTGTACCCGACCATGGGTGCGGGGCTGGACACCCTGATCGTCGACAAGGACATGGGCCTGTTCGACCTGGCGGACATGTTCTGGTCGATGAAGGGCGTCACCGGCGGTGACGGCAAGTCGATGAACATGCCGATCTCCGGCTCCACTGGCGGCAACCTCGTCTGGGACAAGGCGAAGGTGAAGACGCTGGTGGAGCAGCTGAAGAACGACGAGACGGTGACCGTCTCCAGCAACTGA